GTCGGCTCTGCGTTCGGAGTCGCGGTAATCGGTGCGGCTTCAGGCGGTGGCACGACAGGCTCGGATGCTGTTGGCGTGGCTTCGGACGTTGCTTGCGCAGCTGGAGCTGGCTGTGCCGCGGCTTCCGGGGCCAGCGATGCAGGAGCAGGAGCGGCTTGCGGCTCCGGTACGCCCAGATCGGCTTTCGGTTTATCGGGAATATGCGCCGCGTCTTTCACTTCCTTGGGCAGGAACACTTCCACCAGCGCGAAGAAACGCTCGTAGAACTTGGTCGACGAGACGGTTTCGCTGGCGACCTTGACCATCGAATCATCCGACGAACCGATCGGCATCGAGACCGACCCGAGCACGCCTACACCGAGACTGGCAGAGTTGTTGGTCTTCTTCAGCGCGTACTGGTCCTGCAGGGCGTTGGCGAACACTGTGGCGTGATGTCCGGCGCTGCCGTCTTCGGCGCAGACCACGCTGAAGCTGATTTCCATGTGGGTTTCGCCGGTCTGCTGGAAGCTCTTGTGCCCGCTGACCAGTTTTGGATCACTGCTGGTGATGATGTAGCCCTGGCTCAGCAACGCCCTGCGAGCGGCTTCACAGCTCTGGGTATCGGTGACAGGGTAATTGCGGGAGAAGGTTCCGGAATCGTCGAAGTTCTCATGCTCGTAGATGGCGGTTTTCTTCGACGAGCACCCGGCGGCAGCGGCCAGCACCAGCGCCAACCCGGCAACACGCATGGGAAATGATTTAAACATTGAACATCCTGATGAAAACGGTTCGGGGCGTATTGTGCAACAGATCGATGCTTAGCGTCGCATCGATTGTGTCTTAAACCAGTTACAGGAGTGTTGACCCCGTTATTCGGGAAACATCCCTCGCGTCTGTCGGACCCACGGCAATAAAAAACCCCGGCTGGTTGGCCGGGGTTCTTGTGTCACGCGAGATTTCAACCTGACATCAGTAACGCTTGATGTCCGCCTCGGCTTCCAACTGCTTGCGGTAAGCCGCAAAGTCTTGCTGGCCAACGCGCGAAGCGAGGAAGCGACGGTATTGAGCCTTCTCTTCTTCAGTCGGCGCGGCGGCTTCGTTGACGCCGTTCAGACGAACGATCATCAGGCTGCCATCAGGCAAAGTCACGCTGGTGAATGTCGGCTTGTCCTTGGCAGCAGGCTTGGGCATGCGGAACAGCGCCTGCAGCACAGTTGGGTCAACCCCTTCCTGAGCGCGGGTCGCTGCTTCCGTGACCTTCCAGTTCTGACCATCAACCGCTGCGTTCAGTGCAGTCTTGCCATCGCGCAGGCTGGCAATCAGCTCGTCAGCCTTGGTCTTGGCGGCAGCACTGGCGTGCTCCTTGGCCAACTGCTCGCGGATCGGACCTGCCACGCTTTCCAGCGGCAGTTGCGCAGGCTTGAGGTGCTCCTTGGCGCGCAATACCACGACGGTCTCCGGATCCAGCTCGATGGCGGTGCTGTTGGCACCCTCATCCAGCACTTCCGGGCTGAACGCCGCGGTGATCACGGCACGGTTGGCCGTAATGCCTTCACCACCGTCACGACCGAACGGCTTGGAGGTATGAACGGTCAGCTTCAGGTCTTGCGCCGGCTGGGCCAGATCGGAGGCTTCGAACGAGGCGTCTTCCAGTTGCTTGGTCGCTTCGACGAAACGCTGCTCGACCTGCTGGGTCTTCAT
This genomic interval from Pseudomonas putida contains the following:
- a CDS encoding DUF2242 domain-containing protein, whose translation is MFKSFPMRVAGLALVLAAAAGCSSKKTAIYEHENFDDSGTFSRNYPVTDTQSCEAARRALLSQGYIITSSDPKLVSGHKSFQQTGETHMEISFSVVCAEDGSAGHHATVFANALQDQYALKKTNNSASLGVGVLGSVSMPIGSSDDSMVKVASETVSSTKFYERFFALVEVFLPKEVKDAAHIPDKPKADLGVPEPQAAPAPASLAPEAAAQPAPAAQATSEATPTASEPVVPPPEAAPITATPNAEPTPVAEKITPPANPSDIPPPSEPIQAMPITGQ